TTGCAGTTCGTTTGAGGCGCCCTGCCTCCGTTGGGATAGAAGTCGGCGTGGCCGCACTTCAGACTGGTGCCCAAGGAGCCGCCGGAAGTGTGAAGTACCTGGACGAACTGCGCATCTCCTGGATCCAAGCGGTACTTGGGCGCCACCTCCGCGGGCAGCGAGAACAGCGGTCCAGCGGGATCCAAGCCAATGATCTGCTCCACCTGACCCTCCAGCACCGCGCCCGCGTATCCAGCGGCATGGGCACCCAAGCTGTAGCCCGCCAAGGTCACGTTGCGCCGATGAAAGTGATTGGGACGCAGCTCCTCCAGGGCCATGATGATTCCAGCCACCGTTAAGCCCACATCGAAAATGGACATGGAGGCGGACTTGTAGTCGTTCTGCGACAGGTTTCCCCAGTCCACAACGCACACATTGTAATTGGAATCGAATAGGGTCCAAGCTGGGAATAAGAACCGACATTCGAATGATATCCGTATTATCTATTATGTGGAGGATACATACTTAGCAGTAATTCTTGCACCCAATCCTTGCTGCCCTGATCATTCCAGCCGTGCAAAAATAGGGCCAACTTTTTGTTAGGATCGAGGCGACGAAATCCTCGAAGGTCTCCAAGCTGCAGATTGAAATGCACTTCGTTGCCAAAATCCTTAGCTGATCTGGAAAAAAGTGTCAGTTTTCagctataaatattcatttgttATGGAAACTCCACTGTAACTCCACTTTTTAATATTGCTTAAATTTGAAATCGAATAACAAGTGAAAAATGCCGAATACGAAACCTACACCCACTTACATGGTGCGACACTCGAAGACGATGCCATGATTGAGATGGGCACGTTCCAGGCTATTCCGGAGCATGGTCTCCTGGAGATAGCGGAAGGCCTTCATCATGGGACTCCAGCGGTGGAAAGCCTCGATCCTCGGCACATCGCCGAGCAGGCAGAGCAGGCAGCCAAGGAGCAGAAGGTGGTTCACGTGACCGGGCATGCGGTCAAAGGGTCATGCACCACCGaaaacaccacacacacacacacacactgtcaCTGAGCAGcaccagaaaaaaaatagaggAGCGAAGAATTGGGGGAGTAATCCGAGATCTCAAGACGGAAGACACGCTCTTCTGGACCGAATGGTTTGCCCCGTGGCTGGCTACTGAAGAACCCGACTCGCTTGTAACTCCAAAAGACCCGTGAAGACGATGATCATCATGCTGCTGATGATCGTGATGGAAAagtacactgggaaaaatcaTAAGCGGGTCCAGCATTGTTCTGAAGAACGCTAGAAGCAATATTCAAAAGATAagatataaatttgtatatagtaTTAATTTCctaaatatatgaattttattatgCCTTGGGATGAAGTAATGTATCACACTACATGAATTTCCCGTATTTTCGCGCAGTGCATGTGATGCTGATGACCCTGCTCTCCGAGAGCTCTAAACATCTTTGGCGTTCTTGGCCGCGTGTTTGCACAAGTGAAAGTACAAAAAAGCTTGTAACGACTTTTTgacttcgatttcgatttctttCGACTGGGAATTCGGCTTTGGGTTTTCGGTGTTTGGTATTTGGTATTCGGTACTCGGCACTTCACTGATCTTGACATAGAAGCCAGCAAACGGTAGCCACGAATTTCTGACTTGTCACGGCTGTTGTTTATGGTTTATAGTTTACTTTGTCAGCTGAGCAAACCGCACAGCATCGAAATCgataataaaaccgaaagaCAAGGCGGCGCATTCAGGCCTCATCTCGGATCGAATAGGTTAATTTTAGTGCAGCCATAAACTTCAGAGGGAGTTGATCTGGGCACACGCTTTCTCGATGCAGTGAGAGAAATGGATGTAGTCCTAAGCACCATATACTAATATATCATATACGTAAAGACCCGTTTACATACTTTAAAACTGTGCTCTTAATTCTTTTCTGATATGTTTTCATTTCTAAGCGATTTGATTGCGAAtcgattttttccagtgcctTTACGACAACCCAAATGGCGGAGAACTtacaaactttttttttatgtcgCGCTCATAAAATATGTTCAGCTCACAAGAGATAA
This Drosophila simulans strain w501 chromosome X, Prin_Dsim_3.1, whole genome shotgun sequence DNA region includes the following protein-coding sequences:
- the LOC6725568 gene encoding endothelial lipase, with product MPGHVNHLLLLGCLLCLLGDVPRIEAFHRWSPMMKAFRYLQETMLRNSLERAHLNHGIVFECRTISAKDFGNEVHFNLQLGDLRGFRRLDPNKKLALFLHGWNDQGSKDWVQELLLTWTLFDSNYNVCVVDWGNLSQNDYKSASMSIFDVGLTVAGIIMALEELRPNHFHRRNVTLAGYSLGAHAAGYAGAVLEGQVEQIIGLDPAGPLFSLPAEVAPKYRLDPGDAQFVQVLHTSGGSLGTSLKCGHADFYPNGGRAPQTNCKMFANLRDMQNTNPVSCSHSAAAIFFRQSMDPEYPFVGYECDSYREFAAGYCDGNRKARFGIHSQRRAQGSFYFRTAPQQPYVPRRQANWLSGVGRMSSSKVSQVGQSPLVLRLWTNSWRRRERARKRQRRDRDRERSLCANK